A part of Odontesthes bonariensis isolate fOdoBon6 chromosome 23, fOdoBon6.hap1, whole genome shotgun sequence genomic DNA contains:
- the LOC142374317 gene encoding chromobox protein homolog 2-like produces MEGVTVGQVFDAECILSKRSRKGKFEYLVKWRGWSSKHNSWEPEENILDPRLLAAFHKREQERELLFQKKGKRPRGRPRKILPPPAAAKDSRSSSSSSSGLSSSPSPSSSEDEDHTKKAKPGPRLHPVPQKRPQIVLAKPDPARKKKRGRKPLPPDLKALRQAKSRPLPPLPPRHHQPIKPPRDEPRPGVKKPLQPASFTYPGLNRSCREEAASSSFSQSSKPRSLSCIWTSRSLSASSPSSAHKASPSQKNSELRRSISETGRADGYKMSPLKQGGGGSGSLGLHGGFGGGQAAVQRSPLAHRRQDGVGAQPGSGQHKQQNSCLSKPSSSSPSPRDRASQALNLRALNLQSVSKPPPGGSLQGNASFRSVKGGAKETRTAAGGQYSGLAAGGAAEQGRGRDQLPGGGGRQEDRKHGNSQNRSLNELSTGDSEETSSSESERDASPRPDDSRPSLGNNAAESDTETDWRPARSLLEHVFVTDVTANFITVTVKESPTSVGFFNSRNH; encoded by the exons ATGGAGGGGGTCACGGTGGGCCAGGTATTTGATGCGGAATGCATCCTCAGCAAACGGTCACGGAAG GGGAAGTTCGAGTATCTGGTGAAGTGGAGAGGCTGGTCGTCCAA GCACAACAGCTGGGAGCCGGAGGAGAATATCTTGGACCCGAGGCTGTTGGCGGCGTTTCACAAGAG AGAGCAAGAGCGAGAGCTTCTCTTTCAGAAGAAAGGAAAGAGGCCACGAGGACGACCCCGAAAGATTCTG CCTCCTCCAGCTGCCGCCAAGGACagccgctcctcctcctcctcctcctccggccTCTCCTCGTCGCCCTCCCCGTCTTCCTCGGAGGATGAGGACCACACCAAGAAGGCCAAGCCCGGCCCCCGTCTCCACCCCGTCCCCCAGAAGAGGCCCCAGATCGTGTTGGCCAAGCCCGACCCCGCCCGCAAGAAGAAGCGTGGGAGGAAGCCGCTGCCCCCCGACCTGAAGGCTTTAAGGCAGGCCAAGAGCCGACCTCTTCCTCCCCTTCCTCCACGCCACCACCAGCCAATCAAACCGCCCAGAGACGAGCCGCGGCCCGGCGTAAAGAAGCCGCTGCAGCCGGCCAGCTTCACCTACCCCGGGCTGAACCGGAGCTGCAGAGAAGAGGCCGCCTCCTCCAGCTTCTCCCAGAGCTCCAAGCCCAGATCCCTCAGCTGCATCTGGACCAGCCGCTCGCTGTCCGCCTCCTCGCCGTCCTCCGCCCACAAAGCCAGCCCGTCGCAGAAGAACTCTGAGCTGAGGCGCTCCATCTCAGAGACGGGCCGAGCGGACGGCTATAAGATGTCTCCTCTGAAGCAAGGCGGCGGCGGCTCGGGGTCGCTGGGTTTGCACGGCGGCTTCGGGGGAGGCCAGGCGGCGGTCCAGCGCTCGCCGCTGGCTCACCGGAGGCAGGATGGCGTGGGAGCTCAGCCCGGGTCAGGTCAGCACAAGCAGCAGAACTCCTGTCTCTCCAAACCGTCGTCCTCCTCGCCGTCACCTCGGGACCGAGCGAGCCAGGCGCTCAACCTCCGAGCGCTCAACCTGCAGAGCGTCAGCAAGCCGCCGCCCGGCGGCAGCCTGCAGGGGAACGCCAGCTTCAGGAGCGTGAAGGGCGGCGCCAAAGAGACTCGGACGGCGGCGGGGGGGCAGTACTCTGGCCTGGCAGCGGGCGGCGCCGCAGAGCAGGGACGGGGGCGGGATCAGCTCCCAGGAGGCGGCGGGAGGCAGGAGGACAGGAAACACGGAAACTCTCAGAACCGCAGCCTGAACGAGCTCAGCACCGGCGACTCTGAGGAGACCAGCAGCAGCGAGTCGGAGCGCGACGCCTCGCCGCGGCCCGACGACAGCAGGCCGAGCCTCGGCAACAACGCCGCCGAGTCGGACACGGAAACAGACTGGCGGCCCGCGCGGAGCCTGCTGGAGCACGTCTTCGTCACCGACGTCACCGCCAACTTCATCACCGTGACGGTGAAGGAGTCGCCCACCAGCGTCGGGTTCTTCAATTCACGAAACCACTGA